The sequence below is a genomic window from Sphingobacterium sp. ML3W.
ATGTAAATTAGAAAATAGCGATAAAAAAGCTTTACATGTAGTGTTTCGGGTTAGTAATCATGATATTGCTTTTCGGTACCATGTGCCACAGGTCGGTGAAGAGGCCAATCTTTATATTGAAGAGGAATTGAGTGCATTTAAATTCCCGAATGTGACGACCACCTTTTTGACTCCTCAAGCACCACCCATGTCTGGTTGGATGAAAACGAAACCAAGTTATGAAGAGGAGTATACGGTGGATGCGCAATTGGGAGTTCCCTCCAAGTATGGGTACGGCTATACCTTTCCAGGATTATTCCGTGTTGGTGACCGTGGCTGGGTACTCGTTTCTGAAACTGGAGTAGGAGCACTGTACTGTGGGTCTAAGTTGAGTGAAGGAAGCGAAGACGGTCAATATAAGGTTGCATTTCCGGAGATCGGGGAAAACAACGGGATAGGTAGTGCGCAACCGGCTATTGCTTTACCAGGTAATACACCGTGGCGTACACTGACTGTTGGAAGTACGCTAAAACCTATTGTAGAAACTACGATCGCATTTGATGTGGTTGAGCCTGTGTACAAAGCATCAAAACAGTATACTTATGGACGTTCAACTTGGAGTTGGCTGGAGTGGCAAGACGCAAGTATTAATTTTGAAGATCAGAAAAAATTTGTAGATCTCTCTGCAGCTATGGGCTATGAGTTTGTTTTGGTTGATAATTGGTGGGATAGCAAAATCGGACGGGATAAAATTGAAGCCTTGATTGCTTATGGAAAAGACAAAGGTGTTGGCATCTGTTTATGGTACAATTCCAACGGTTTTTGGAATGATGCGCCACAAACACCTAAAAATATGATGAATACTGCCACTGCACGAAAAAAGGAAATGGCCTGGATGCAAAGTGTCGGTATAAAAGGTATAAAGGTTGATTTTTTTGGTGGTGACAAACAGGAGACCATGAAGCTCTATGAAGATATTTTATCGGATGCGAATGATTATGGTCTATCGGTTATTTTTCACGGCTGTACTTTGCCACGAGGATGGGAACGTATGTATCCCAATTTTGTGGGAAGCGAGGCTGTACTGGCTTCAGAGAATTTGATCTTTACACAACATGCGAATGATACTGAAGCTTTTAATGCGAGTTTACATCCTTTTATTCGGAATGCTGTAGGATCAATGGATTTCGGACCCGTTCTACTCAATAAAAGACATAATCGTGAAAACAACGGTGGCATGATTCGAAAGACAACAGAAACATTTCAATTGGCTACAGCTGTTCTGTTTCAGACACCGGTTCAGAATTTTGGAATTACACCCAACAATCTTACGGAGATGCCTAAACACGTTATTGATTTTATGAAAGCAGTACCAACTACTTGGGATGAAACGGTCTTGATAGACGGATATCCCGGTAAGTATGTGGTATTAGCTCGGCGACATGCTGATCGTTGGTACATCGCAGGAATCAATGCAGAGAAAGAGGAAAAGGAGCTAACGATTCATTTACCTATGCTTGCGGGAGATAAGTGGGAATTGTATGTCGATAATAAGGATAGAACAGCGCAATACCAGGAAATACCTGCACGAAAAGATAAGCTGGTAAAAGTGACGCTTCAGGCAGACGGTGGGTTTCTGATCGTTGGACAGTAAGGTAATATTAGTCTGTAATGATTTTATCTAGATGTGATTAACCCAAGCTTCAAGAGTATTTGATACTTCAAAATACTGATGATTGGAATTTTTAAACCTATTAATCTTAAAATATGCGTAAATACGTTCTTCTTTATTTTCTTTTAGTTACTTATTCTGTTTTTGGACAGGAGGCAAGTAAGAAAGATGTTTTATCGAAATTGACTCTCGCTAATCAATATTGGCAGACTAATCATAAACCCGAAGTATGGGCTTTTTGGGATCAAGCGGCCTATCACAGTGGAAATATGGAGTTTTACAAAGAATTTAAAAATATTGATTTTTTAAAATATTCTGAAGATTGGGCTAATTTTAATGAGTGGAAGGGTGCAAAATCAACTGATAGATCAAATTGGAAGTATAGTTATGGTGAAACAGATGATTTTGTGCTGTTTGGCGATTGGCAGATCTGTTTTCAAACTTATATTGATTTGTATCATATTGATCCTAAGGCAAATAAAATAGCGAGAGCGTTAGAAGTTATGGATTATCAAATTCACACTAAGGAGAATGATTATTGGTGGTGGGCTGATGGATTATATATGGTCATGCCTGTGATGACAAAGATGTATAAATTAACGAAAAACCCACTTTATTTAGAAAAGCTACATGAATATTTGGCGTATGCAGATGATATCATGTATGACAAAGATGAGAAGCTCTATTATAGAGATGCAAAATATG
It includes:
- a CDS encoding glycoside hydrolase family 97 protein — its product is MKRLLIVTVLSLSSLLVFAQNLTISGPDKRLVVNISLEKGKLYYDVQLDGKVMLERSALGLKGRHVDLSTNLKLVGQINNQVDVQYEEPKIKRKQVHYQANELICKLENSDKKALHVVFRVSNHDIAFRYHVPQVGEEANLYIEEELSAFKFPNVTTTFLTPQAPPMSGWMKTKPSYEEEYTVDAQLGVPSKYGYGYTFPGLFRVGDRGWVLVSETGVGALYCGSKLSEGSEDGQYKVAFPEIGENNGIGSAQPAIALPGNTPWRTLTVGSTLKPIVETTIAFDVVEPVYKASKQYTYGRSTWSWLEWQDASINFEDQKKFVDLSAAMGYEFVLVDNWWDSKIGRDKIEALIAYGKDKGVGICLWYNSNGFWNDAPQTPKNMMNTATARKKEMAWMQSVGIKGIKVDFFGGDKQETMKLYEDILSDANDYGLSVIFHGCTLPRGWERMYPNFVGSEAVLASENLIFTQHANDTEAFNASLHPFIRNAVGSMDFGPVLLNKRHNRENNGGMIRKTTETFQLATAVLFQTPVQNFGITPNNLTEMPKHVIDFMKAVPTTWDETVLIDGYPGKYVVLARRHADRWYIAGINAEKEEKELTIHLPMLAGDKWELYVDNKDRTAQYQEIPARKDKLVKVTLQADGGFLIVGQ
- a CDS encoding glycoside hydrolase family 88 protein yields the protein MRKYVLLYFLLVTYSVFGQEASKKDVLSKLTLANQYWQTNHKPEVWAFWDQAAYHSGNMEFYKEFKNIDFLKYSEDWANFNEWKGAKSTDRSNWKYSYGETDDFVLFGDWQICFQTYIDLYHIDPKANKIARALEVMDYQIHTKENDYWWWADGLYMVMPVMTKMYKLTKNPLYLEKLHEYLAYADDIMYDKDEKLYYRDAKYVYPKHKSTHGKKDFWARGDGWVFAGLAKVLQDLPKDNIYYNHYVRRFQDMASVIVSCQQEEGFWTRSMLDPEHAPGRESSGTAFFTYGLLWGINNGLLDHDKFEVGAKKGWDYLSNHALQSDGRVGYIQPIGEKAIPGQVVDANSTAPFGVGAFLLAGVEMYRYLNEK